From a region of the Papilio machaon chromosome 26, ilPapMach1.1, whole genome shotgun sequence genome:
- the LOC106715029 gene encoding CCAAT/enhancer-binding protein: MCIVTSYQCAVENRAGAAGPAIGPGGMESPQMYDAAAAPPPPPQPDLKKAAEDKRTPFPPPDLDELNGQEISLDLQHLIEDQFRGEETMALFQEILPGGRSPQQRPFARTTLAYMPQPVHSGASYAAPVQSNSHEQAPPIKEEPPEPHDFRRSVTCAQYTGQYNPQPPVGVSGPYGGGFTPLPPLGAPLLPPLLKHKPAPPRRSSGKVIDKGTDEYRRRRERNNIAVRKSREKAKVRSREVEEKVKTLLREKEALLKRLEAVSGELSLHKQMYVHLINLNHPEITELCRSMLQLGAPHGPDHSL; encoded by the coding sequence ATGTGCATTGTGACGTCCTACCAGTGCGCAGTGGAGAACCGGGCCGGCGCCGCAGGGCCTGCGATCGGCCCGGGCGGTATGGAGTCCCCGCAGATGTACGACGCGGCGGCGGCACCGCCTCCGCCGCCCCAGCCGGACCTTAAGAAGGCTGCAGAAGATAAGAGAACACCCTTCCCGCCCCCGGACCTCGACGAGCTCAATGGCCAGGAGATCAGCCTCGACCTGCAGCACCTCATCGAGGACCAGTTCCGCGGTGAGGAGACAATGGCGCTCTTCCAGGAGATACTTCCTGGAGGGCGCTCGCCCCAGCAGAGACCCTTCGCCAGGACCACACTCGCATACATGCCGCAGCCGGTACATTCCGGTGCATCATACGCGGCGCCGGTGCAGTCCAACTCGCACGAACAGGCACCACCGATCAAAGAGGAACCCCCAGAGCCTCACGACTTCAGAAGATCAGTGACCTGTGCACAGTACACGGGACAGTATAACCCTCAGCCGCCGGTCGGCGTGAGTGGGCCTTACGGGGGTGGTTTCACGCCGTTACCTCCTCTGGGAGCGCCTCTGCTACCTCCCCTGTTGAAGCACAAACCAGCACCACCTCGACGATCATCAGGGAAAGTTATCGACAAAGGCACAGATGAGTACAGGAGAAGGAGGGAGCGCAATAATATAGCAGTGAGGAAGTCCCGCGAAAAAGCCAAAGTACGTTCGAGGGAAGTGGAGGAAAAGGTAAAAACTTTATTGAGGGAAAAAGAGGCTTTGCTAAAGAGGCTCGAGGCGGTGTCCGGAGAGCTGAGCCTCCACAAGCAGATGTATGTGCACCTAATCAATCTGAACCACCCGGAGATTACGGAGCTGTGCCGGTCCATGCTGCAGCTGGGAGCTCCTCACGGGCCGGATCACTCGCTCTGA